Proteins from one Chroococcidiopsis sp. CCMEE 29 genomic window:
- a CDS encoding helix-turn-helix transcriptional regulator, which yields MGSVKRATPKQASVLMQPKVSKLIHELRQLTKLTQVQLAKALGVSYETINRWENGHIQPSPLALKQIRSFVNELSLSSSKAVQNGSKQLLALYFAEQGQE from the coding sequence ATGGGATCTGTGAAACGGGCAACCCCCAAGCAAGCGTCTGTATTGATGCAACCAAAAGTCAGCAAACTTATTCACGAACTTCGGCAGTTAACAAAGCTTACTCAAGTGCAGCTGGCAAAGGCGTTGGGTGTTTCCTATGAGACAATCAATCGCTGGGAGAATGGACATATTCAGCCCTCGCCCTTGGCGTTGAAGCAGATTCGGTCATTCGTTAATGAACTTAGCCTGTCCTCCTCAAAAGCAGTTCAAAACGGAAGCAAGCAGCTTTTGGCTTTGTATTTCGCAGAGCAGGGGCAGGAATGA